In Lysinibacillus sp. 2017, the DNA window AGTAGGAGCGTATTAAAAAAGCCAATCCCTAATCCTATGTATTTCATATAAAACATTTTCTGACTATCTTTTCGTGTTGTTATCATTAAAATGATCGAAACAATTAGCGGCGAAAGCATGAAGACAAATAACAGTATAGTACCTAGCATCGAATCACCTCGATTGAGATTTTTTTATTAGTATAAAGTCTAGACAACAGTTTTTCCATAAAGGAGGATTTGAAATGGGAGACAACAACTGATTTCTCGTAGTTTGAATGGTGATAAACAAGCATTTCTACAGTTAATCATAAGCCATAGAAATCCACTGTACGTCAAGATTTTACCTATGGTTCAAAATGAAATGCAAGCACAGCAAACGCTTCAACAAGCATTTATCAAAACGTATGAGAAGCTTTCTACATATAGCAGTGGCTCTTTTAAACTATGGTTTCTCGATCATGAATTTGAACACTTTTAGTCATATATGAAAAATACATGTTTTAATCGATCCCCGTTTCGTTGAGTTTCTTTATAAAACGCTCCACAATGAAGTTTGTAGGGAGGCTACATCGATGAATAAACAAGAATTACATGAATTTTTGATTTTATATAAATGTGAAACAAACCAAACAGAACAATGGCTTGAACAAAGGCTCGTCGAAGCAGAACAACCATCATTTTCGCTAACGACAGAGGAGCTAGTACATGGTGCGCGGGTTGCATGGCGCAACAGCAATAAATGCATTGGGCGCTTATTTTGGAATAGCCTGCATGTGATGGACTTTCGCCAAGTGCTTGATGAAAAGGAGATTTTTGAACGATTATTAGATCATATTCGCTATGCGACAAATGGCGGTAAAATTCGTCCAGTCATTTCGGTGTTTGCTCATGAGCGTGTTCGTATTTGGAATCACCAGCTTATTCGTTATGCAGGTTATGAAACAGAAGGCGGTGTAATCGGAGATTCAGATTCCATTGCATTTACGAAAGTTTGTGAGGAGCTTGGTTGGCAGGGGGCTCATACGAATTTTGATGTGCTTCCGCTCGTTATTCAAGTAGATGACCGAGCGCCACAGTTTTTTGAAATTCCAATATGTGATGTGTTAGAAGTGAAAATTACACATCCTATCTATGACTTTTCTAGCTTGCAAATGCAGTGGTATGCGGTGCCGATTATTTCGAGTATGCGTTTTAATATTGCGGGTATCGATTTTCAAGCGACGCCATTTAATGGGTGGTATATGGGAACAGAAATTGGTGCGCGTAATTTAGCGGATACGCATCGTTACAATTGTTTACCGAAAGTGGCGGAAATCATTGGACTAGATACATCACTGAATGCGTCATTATGGAAGGACCGCGCGCTTGTCGAGCTGAATATTGCCGTTTTACATTCATATAAAGAAGCGGGTGTCAGCATTGTCGATCATCATACAGCAGCACAGCAATTTCAGTTATTTGAACAACAAGAACAGCAAAAAGATCGTCAAGTAACAGGCAACTGGACATGGCTCATTCCACCAATGTCGCCAGCAACGACGAGCATTTATCATAAGCAAATACCAAACAAAACGGAAAAACCAAATTACTTTTATCAACCGAAGCCGTATTAAAAAAGGGGTACCTCGTAAGCAAAATCCTTACGAGATAGCCCCTATCTTTTATTTAACATCAGATCAATTAATTCTTCGCGGTCGATTAAGTACACATCATTAATATCTGCGAGCTTTTCGGCTTGACGGGTAAAATGGCTATTCGTCACGACCCAAGCTTCGGTCGCACCATACATTTTAACAGCACCAATAATTTCTTGGACTGCTTTTACACCGACTGTACTTGAATAACGTTTTGCCTGCACAGCAATTACGTCCTCACCATCTTTTAAAATTAAATCTGCACCGTAATCGCCACTAGTCGCCGTATAGCTTACTTTAAATCCACGGTGTTTAAATAGCTCTCCCAAAAAACGTTCGAAATCTTCGCCCGTCATCTTATCGACGTCACGAATCCCAGATTTACGAAGCTTTGCGGTTTTACGAGATTTCAACCAAATTTTAAATGCTATATACAATACGAAATATAGAACAATGCCAATCCCGATACCTTCAAGCGTTTCACTTACATAAAAGCCAGCTGCTCCAGCTAGAATGATCATCCATAATGTGAAAATCGGTCGTTTTTTCTTATTTCGTCTTCTCTTTTTACGCAACTTTCCTGTACTCCTTTAATTTACTAGCTCCAGTATAACATAAAAGGGTACATATGTTTGTATTAAACGTAGCGATTTTTTGCACTTGTGAAGGACGCAAAAAATAACAAAATCGAAACGATAATAAATAGAAGTGCGGGCAGGCTCCAACTTCCCGTAACGTCATGTAAATAGCCAAATAATACAGGGCCAATCGCAGCAACTAAATAGCCGATCGATTGGGCAAACCCAGAAAGCTCCGCTGCTTCAAAAGCCGTTTCCGTACGAAGTGTAAAGAACATCAGAACAAGTCCAAATGAAGCCCCACCTGCAAAGCCTAAGCAAATCATCCAAAGAACAGCTAGACTTGTCCATTCCATGAATACACCAACAAAACCGAGGATGTAGAAAATTGTAAAGAACACGACAATCGGACGTTGTGAAGTGAGCTTACCTGCAAGTATCGGAATTAAAAACGTCATCGGAATTTGCGCAAGCTGCATAATTGAGCCCATCCATCCGGCCAATTGTGCGTCTAATCCTTGTGCGATAAAAATATCGGGTAGCCATGCACTTGAACAATAAAATAGTAAGGATTGTAAGCCCATCGTTGCGGCAATCGCCCAAGCGAGTGGGGATTTCCACATTTTCTTTTTTGGTGCACTTTTACTTGCAAACTGCATCTCTACTTTTTTATCACGTAAAATAACAACCCAAATAAGTAAGGTTAACAAGCCTAAAATTATGGAAAAGCCGAGTGCGACTTGCCAATTGGTGCTCGTTGCAATTGGATGACTAAATCCAGCAGCAAGTCCAGCTGAGATATTCATCGATACTGTATAAATACCAGTTAAAAGTCCAATATGTAAAGGAAACTTCAATTTAAAATAACTTGGAATGAGTACGTTACCAAATGCAATCGCGACGCCAATTAATACCGTCCCCAATACGAGTGTGGAAGTTGCCCCAAGTGAACGTAAAATAACGCCAATACAAAGTAAGATAACTGAATAAAAAAGTGTCCATTCCATCCCAAATTTACGAGCTATTCGCGCAGAAAATGGCGAAACGACCGCAAAGGCAAGTAGTGGAATCGTTGTTAAAAAGCCGGCTAGGACATTCGAAATTCCTAGTCCCTCACGAATAAATGAAATAATTGGTCCTACGACGGTTAAGGGCGTTCGAAGGGTTGTCGCGAATAAGAAAATCGCGAGGATAAATAATAACATGGATTGGTTCGATGATAACTTTTTGTTTTGGTAAGTACGTTGTTCAGGATCCATCATTATTCTCCTTTTGATCAAGTAACTCCATTGTATCAAATATCTGGAATTAAATGAATAGTCTCAAAAAACTGAATAGTTTCGAGTCGTTGCTATCAAAAAAATGTTATGTTAGAATTTTAATCGTTATTTAATTTAATAGGTAATTACCTCATGCTAAATGAGGTAGAGGTCGCAAACATTAAAAGTAATATAGCAGAGATGGAGAGCATCAGTGAAGCTATATGAAAGGAATGGTTGCCGAAGTGTTATTTTACTCATCTTAAAATAATGCTGGGGCTGTTTTCGATAAGGAACAGAACTGTCACATGTGTGAGCATGTGTTGAGCTATCTTTCGAGTTTGATGGGGTGTTTAAATAACCGTCGCAAAACTTGTGACGGTTTTTCAATTTATACACCTCATCAACGGAAAATCAAAGGAGAATTATCATGAGTGAAATAAAAGTAGACCAGCTCGGAAATAAAAATCAACTGAAAAGAGGGCTAAAAAGTCGTCACGTTACGATGATTTCGCTAGGCGGAACAATCGGTACAGGGTTATTTTTAGCATCAGGAGGAGCGATTGCGCAAGCGGGTCCTGGTGGAGCGATTCTTGCTTATGCATTAATCGGTATCATGGTGTACTTCTTAATGACGTCTCTCGGAGAAATGGCTGCATTCATGCCAACGTCTGGTTCGTTTAGTACGTATGCGACAAAATTTGTAGATCCTGCTTTAGGCTTTGCACTTGGCTGGAACTACTGGTATAACTGGGCAATTACGATTGCCGCAGAAATGGCCGCTGTTTCATTAATTATGAAATATTGGTTCCCAAATAGTTCGTCATTTATTTGGACGATTGTCTTTATCGTCATTGTATTAACCTTTAATATGCTCTCTGTAAAAGCTTATGGTGAAAGTGAATATTGGTTTGCAATGATTAAAGTGGTAACAGTGATTATTTTCATCATTGTCAGCTTCTTAATGATTTTTGGTATTTTAGGAGGCAATGCGCCAGTAGGATTCACAAACCTTTTCAAAGGTGATGCTCCATTTAATGGTGGCTTTATGGCGATGTTCGGAATTTTCTTAGCAGCTGGATTCTCATTCCAAGGTACAGAAATGCTAGGGATTACGGCTGGTGAAACAGATGACCCAGCAAAAAGTATTCCAAAAGCTGTAAAATCAGTGTTCTGGCGTATTATCTTATTTTATATTTTAGCAATTGGTGTGATTAGTTTATTAATTCCTTATACAGATAGTCGCTTACTTTCAGAGAGTGTTGCAACAAGTCCATTTACAATAGTGTTTGAAAACTTAGGTTTGGCCTTTGCTGCTTCAGTTATGAATGCGATTATTTTAACAGCAATGCTTTCTGCAGGAAACTCTGGACTTTATGCGGCAAGCCGTATGTTATTCCAATTAGCAGTTGAAGGAAAAGCGCCAAAACTATTTTCAAAAATAAATACGCGCGGTGTGCCAATTTATGCATTACTTGCGACGCTAGCAGTTGGTTGTTTATCGTTCTTAGCTTCATTTTTCGGAGACGGTGTCGTTTATATTTGGTTATTAAACGCATCTGGTATGTCAGGCTTCATCGCATGGTTAGGAATTGCGATTAGTCACTACCGATTCCGTCGTGCGTATGTATTACAAGGTAATTCATTAAGTGATTTACCCTATGTATCGAAATTCTTCCCATTCGGTCCGTTATTCGCCTTTGCGTTATGTATGATTGTCGTGTTAGGGCAAAACTACATGGCCTTTACGGGTGATACAATCGACTGGTACGGGGTTGTTGTTTCCTACATCGGCTTGCCATTATTCGCCGCGTTATGGATTGGCTATAAGCTAAAACATAAAACGAAAATTGTCCCATTGATCGATTGTGATTTAACACATAAATAAGAACTTAAGCAAAATCTCTAATATGGAGGTTTTGCTTTTTTTTTCGTAATAATTTCATATATTCTAGCCTATTGCTTTCCAATTAACTACCACTAAAATGATATAATGAAAGAGGGGAATCGAAAATGAATTTAGTAGACCAAGCTACACAATTTATTGCGCAAAGATATGAAGGTAAACACAGAACTGTCATGCAAATTCCATATGCAGCTCATTTATTTGGTGTTGCACGAATTTTAAAAAGTGAAGGTTATCATGAAGCAATCGTGACAGCCGGATTACTCCATGATCTATTAGAGGACGGCATTGCGACTGAACAGGAGATCGAAGAATTATTTGGACAGAACGTATTGCTACTTGTTAAATCTGCAACAGAATTACCGAAAACGTATGAATGGCAATTACGAAAAGAAGAGGTCATCGCGCGTATCGGGGAAAAGTCAGAAGATGAACTGGCCATCTTACTAGCAGAAAAAATTTATAATTTGAGATCGATTATTGTAGAAATTAACCAATTCGGCGATTCACTTTGGACAAAATTCAATGCACCGAAGGAAAAGCAAGAATGGTATTATAGAAGTATAGTAGAAGAGACAATGAAATATCATCCACAAGCAAGGTTATTACCGCAATTAGTACAAGTAATAGATGAGTTATTTGTGAATAGCGAACATGAGCTATTTTAAAAAGACGGATTAATCTTCCAAAAATTTAAAGATAATTTACTAAAAAACATGTAAAATCCGAACATTATTGAAGAAAAAGTAACCATTTTGATCAAATTTCCGAAAAATAAGAATAATTTTATTATTCGGTGGTTATTGCAATTCGGGATTTACATGATTATAATTGTGACATTCACAGACTTAAATCAAATAACTTTACTCGTATAATAGCAGGAATAAGGCTTGCAAGTTTCTACCGATTTACCGTAAATAAATCGACTATGAGTGAAGCAAGTTTAACTAATGATTTGTCCAATTATTTTTATATTTGAACTGACCATTTGTTATTACTTTTGAATTCACACTCGAAAGACTTGCTCCACTCATTGTTGGTGGAGACTAGGCTTTCGGGTTTTTTGTTTATAGAGAAGTAAACCATTTTAATTTAAATAAAAGGAGGACTCTTAAATTATGGAACTTTTAAGAGAAAAAATTGAGCAAGAAGGTCAAGTACTATCAGACGTAGTACTTAAAGTAGATTCGTTTTTAAATCATCAAATTGATCCTATGTTAATGAAAGCAATTGGGGATGAATTTGCAAATCGTTTTTCAGATGAAGTCATTACAAAAGTATTAACAATTGAATCATCTGGTATCGCACCAGCAACATTTTTAGGGTTAACACTTGGCGCGCCTGTTGTATTTGCACGTAAACGCAAATCACTAACATTAACAGATAATCTGTATACATCAAGCGTTCATTCATTTACAAAAAATGAAACAAATGAAATTTCCGTTTCAAATAAATTCCTATCAGCGGATGATAATATCGTAATCATTGACGATTTCTTAGCAAATGGGGAAGCATTAAAAGGTTTGGTGGATATTGCAAAACAAGCTGGTGCAACAATCGTAGGTGCTGGAATTGTCATTGAAAAAGGTTTCCAAGACGGTGGGAAAATTTTACGTGAGCAAGGATTACGCATTGAATCATTAGCAAATATTAAATCATTAGCAAACGGTAAAGTAGAATTTTTCGACTAAAAATAAGCTACAAAAGTACGTAAGAAATTTTTCCGCTATTAAAAAGGTAGTTAAGCTCAACTCATGTAAATTTACTCATCTAAGAGTGCACATAAATTGGAGGAAAACTTTTTTATGAATAACACAAAAGCGACGATGCTTGGTATTCAGCATCTACTAGCGATGTATGCAGGAGCTATTTTAGTACCATTAATTATTGGTGGTGCGCTTGGTTTTGATTCTGCACAAATGACGTATTTAGTAGCCATTGATATTTTTATGTGTGGTTTAGCAACACTGTTCCAAGCTTGGAAGGGGAAAGCTATCGGAATCGGCTTACCTGTAGTATTAGGGTGTACATTCACAGCCGTAAGCCCAATTATTGCGATTGGTACAAAGGGCGGTTTAGGTGACATTTACGGTTCGATTATTGTATCAGGTTTAATTATCGTCATTATCGGCGGTTTATTCGGTAAATTAATTCCGTTCTTCCCACCTGTTGTCACAGGTTCGGTTGTAACAATCATCGGAATTAGCTTAATCCCAGTAGCGATTAACAACATGGGTGGCGGTCAAGGTGCTGAAGACTTTGCATCTGGTTCAAATGTAGCATTAGCATTCCTTACACTACTTGTTATTTTAGTTATTTACCGTTTTACAGTTGGCTTCGTTCGTGCTATTGCGATTTTACTAGGTATGGTCGTTGGTACAATTGCCGGCGTATTCATGGGTAAAGTAGATTTCACGCCCGTAATGGATGCTTCTTGGCTACATATTATGCAACCATTCTACTTAGCAACACCAACATTCAACGCTTCAGCGATTTTAACAATGACGCTTGTGGCAATGGTTTCACTAGTAGAATCAACAGGTGTATATTATGCATTAAGTGATATTTGTAAAAAAGATTTAACTTCAAAAGACTTAGCAAGAGGGTACCGTGCGGAAGGTTTAGCCTCAGTTATTGGTGGTATTTTCAACGCATTCCCTTACACAACATTCTCGCAAAACGTAGGACTTATCCAAATGTCTGGTGTTCGTGACCGCAAAGTCATCTTCATCACAGGTGGTATGCTTGTCTCACTTGGCTTCTTACCAAAATTAGCAGCCATTACAACAATCATCCCAACACCAGTACTTGGTGCGGCGATGTTAGCGATGTTCGGTATGGTAATCACGCAAGGTATTCGCATGCTAGCACCAGAAATTGCAAAATCAATGGAAAACGCGATGGTTGCAGCAATTGGTGTCGGTTTAGGTGTCGGCGTTGCGGTAGTTCCAGATTTATTCAAAAACATGCCAGAAGCCATTTCTATTTTAACGTCAAATGGGATTGTAGCTGGTTCGGTAACGGCTATTGTCTTAAATATTTTATTCAATATGATTGGACCGAAACGAAAAGATCCAATGCATGTGGAGTAGGAAAAATAATAAATCGTCTATTTTAACAATTCATTTTGTTGAAATGGGCGATTTTTTTTGTTCAAAATAGCAGTTTTCGAGAGGTGCAGGAACAATCGTATCAATTGGAGAACGTTTACAGTAGAAGGGGGAGGTTTTATGGATAGTGTTATTGTGGTCTTTGCTGGAATCATTGGATTGATATTAGGCTCTTTTTATAATGTCGTTGGATTAAGAATTCCACAAAGACAATCACTGATCACACCACCTTCGCATTGTATAAACTGTAATCGTCGCTTAACGTCACTTGATTTAATTCCTGTCATTTCTTATATAATGCTGCGTGGAAAATGTCGGATATGCGGTGTGAAAATATCCATAGCGTATCCTTTCATAGAGCTGGTTACAGCCTTTTTATTTGCCTTTGCAACATGGAAAGTCGGGTACTCATGGGAGTTACTTGTAGCGCTCCTTTTCATTTCATTATTAGTCATTATTAATGTATCGGATATGGCGTACATGCTCATTCCGAATAGAATATTGTTGTTTTTCTTTCCACTGCTCGTGATTGGAAGAATTCTATCACCACTTACCCCTTGGTGGGATAGTGTACTAGGGGCTATTATTGGGTTTTCACTATTATTAGTAATTGGCATTATATCAAAAGGAGGAATGGGCGGGGGAGATATCAAATTATTTTTGTTGATTGGATTTGTCCTTGGCACAGTTCATACAGTAGTGACGTTATTTTTCGCATCCGTAATTGGAATGATAGTCGGTGGGATTTTGTTAGTAATTTGCAAGCGGGGGAGAAAAGCACCGATGCCGTTCGGACCTTCCATCGCCATTGCAGCAATCTTGGTATATTTTTATGGTGACTCACTAATGGATGCATATAAAAGTTTGTTTTTGTAACGAAAAGGACGCCTCCAGATGAAAAGGAGACGTGCCTTTATAAAAATTATGGAAACCTTAATATTTCTTCACGACTTGCTCAAATGGGTGATTCGTCAATAACTCCTTTGTCGCCATCGCCACCGCTTTTTCCTCTGAGTCCGCTAAAATCAAAACGCGATACGCATCAAAATCCTTATAGTAGGCATCCGCTTCAATAAAAGGCCAATCCGTTGGTGTTTCACTTTGAGGAATAGCTACAACGATTTCGTAGCCATCTTTCATAATTTCGATTTTCTTCATAAAAAAACACAACCTTCCTGCTTTTTAGTAACTTACCTTAAATAGGGGAGTCTCTAAACCTTTAGGAGGTTGTGTTTTTAATTTTATTCAGCGTTTGGATAGATCATTGTTTTTGGATCGACATAACGGTCGAATTCTTCTTCTGTTAATAGGCCCGATTGAATCGCTGCTTCTTTTAATGTTGTGCCTTGTTTATGTGCAGTTTTTGCGATTTTCGCAGCATTTTCATAGCCGATATATGGGTTTAGGGCAGTGACAAGCATTAGTGAATTTTTTAAGTTTGCATCTAATACGTCCATATTTGGCTCAATACCAACTGCGCAGTTATCATTGAATGATTTCATAACATCTGCAAGTAAGCGAGCAGATTGTAGGAAGTTGTAAATGATCACAGGCTTGAATACATTTAATTCGAAATTCCCTTGTGATGCTGCGAATGCGATTGTTGCGTCGTTCCCCATTACTTGTGTTGCGACCATTGTCATCGCTTCACTTTGTGTTGGGTTGACTTTTCCTGGCATGATTGATGAGCCTGGTTCATTTTCTGGAATTCTAATTTCACCAATACCAGAGCGCGGACCACTTGCTAACCAGCGAACGTCATTGGCAATTTTCATTAAGTCAGCAGCTAATGCTTTTAATGCACCATGCGCAGCTACAATTTCGTCATGGCTTGTTAATGCATGGAATTTATTTTCAGCTGTAGTGAAATCTTTTCCTGTAAATTTACTTATTTCTGCAGCTGTGCGTGCACCGAATTCGGGATGGGCATTAATACCAGTACCTACAGCTGTACCACCAATCGCAAGTTCTTTCATGAATTGTGTGTTCACCATAATTATTTTTTCACATTTTAGAAGCATATGATGCCAGCCGCTAATTTCTTGACCAAGTGTTAGTGGTGTTGCATCTTGTAAATGTGTACGACCGATTTTAATGATGTCGTTAAAGGCCATTGCTTTTTCTTTTAATGTCGCTTGTAAAAGTTTTAAGCGAGGCATTAGGTAATTTTCAACGCTCTCTACAGCTGCGATATGAAGGGCAGTTGGGAAAGTATCGTTTGAACTTTGTGATTTGTTAACATCATCGTTTGGATGCACTTTTTCATCAGAGCCCATTGCTTTTAATTTGTCGTTTGCTAAATGAGCAATTGTTTCATTGACGTTCATATTTGTTTGCGTACCACTACCTGTTTGCCAAACGACAAGAGGGAAGTGGTCGTCCCATTTACCTGCGATAATTTCATCTGCCGCTTGAACGATTACTTGTGTTTTTACGTCAGATAGCTTGCCTAAAGATTGGTTGGCAAGAGCAGCAGATTTTTTCAAAGTAGCCAGTGCACGAATTACTTCAATTGGCATATGCTCCGTCCCAATTTTAAAGTTATCTTTACTACGTTGTGTTTGAGCACCCCAAATTTTATCTACAGGTACGCGTACTTCACCTAATGTGTCTTTTTCAATACGAAATTCCATTTAAATCACTCCTTCTATATATATGTATACCCAAATAGATATGAAAAAATGGCAAACCGTGTGAGTGGATTTGCCATTTTTTCAGCAGAAGGGAAAAGATAGTTTCCATCTCTGCATAGAAAGTACACCATCTCGTCCTATTTTGCACGAAATATGTCTTTTTAATATGAATAAAGTAATTAATTAAGTCTCGAACCAGAACTGGGGGGAACGGTTTCGAAAGATTGTTAATAACTAAGATGACTGACTTACATTGATAATGATAATCTTTATCAATTAATAAGTCAACAGAAAATTAAAAATTTATTAAGGAAACACTTTTTGCTCCAAATGATGACTTTTTTCAAAAGTTCTATGCTCTTATTCATCTAAAAATAAACAACGTCTAACCCATCGAGTTCCTGACGATGAATTAGACGTTGCTAGAGTCGGTATTCAATTGTTTTGTCACCTCTTATTAGTATTAAATGATTTTTACATAAAAGTCGCGACCGTTTGTCAGTTCTAAAATTTCAATGTCTTTTTCGCGCTTATAGTAATCTGCAATAATAGCAGCAAAGCCAGAATAGCCATTTAGAAGGGTACCTTGTTTAATTTCTTTTGCAATATTGTGGAATTCAAAATAAGCTAGTGCGTCTTCATTCATCCCGTTTAAGATTTTTTCCATATCTGCAAATGGAATGTGAATACCGCGCGTATAACGACATTCGCGTTTATACGTATGATGCTCGACGTTTATTGGTGTCTCTTCTTCTATCATTGTGATTTGATTCATAGATTGTCCTCCATTTAATGTAAATTTTAGTGCTTCTGCATTTATTATACCAAAAAATCAAAAATTAGTCTGAAAATTAAATAATTAGATTACCAATCTTCGCCTCTTTGCATTTCTTCTGCAATTGTTTGTAAATCATAGGCGTTAATCGTTAAAAGTAAGTAGTCATCATGCTGTTCCTGGTATTTTTGTATAAGGCGATGGACATATTTTGGTGAGCCTTCATTTTCTTCATCGTAAACGAGTAGCGTACCATCTGTATTATCAATGATGAACTTATCTTTTTCGATAAATTGCCAAGGTGCTTCGTATGGACGTTTTGTCACACTTGTAACGAAATCTGCATTACTTACTATATGCATGTACGTTGCCTGTTTATGCTCATTCCAATTTTTTTCTTGTTCTAAAAATGGCGTGATGATGGAATATTTTATTTCGGGGTAGTCGGTTTTTAGTTCAATGACTACTTGTGCTGCCCATGTTTCAACGCCTTGCTGTCCACTAATGACGATCCATTCTAAACCGTCCTCGATTAGCACACGCAGTTGATTTTCAAGTGCTTTTTTAATGATGGCTACCCCAGGATGCGTATCGTTAAAAATTCCAAGCTCATGTGCGCGGTAGCCTGTAATATATAGTGATTTCATATCCACCAGTCCTTTCAAAAGGAAATAGAAAAACTCACCGCTTCGCTAAAAGGGCGAAAGGTGAGTTTACCATTCTTTAGTTTTCAAATACAGCTTTAATTTGCTCAATAGCCCAGTCTAAATCTTCTTGTGAAATAATTAAAGGTGGGGCAAAGCGAATAACTGTATCATGTGTTTCCTTACATAAAAGTTTACGCTCAGCTAATTTTTCGCAATATGGACGAGCGGCTTCATGTAATTCAAGTCCAATAAATAATCCGCGGCCGCGAACTTCTTTAATGGCTGGGTGATCGATAGAAGCGAGTTGCTCTTTGAAATATTGCCCAAGCTCTAATGAACGAGCTGTTAAATTTTCTTCTTCTAATACATCTAATGCAGCGATTGACACAGCACATGCCATCGGGTTACCACCAAATGTTGAACCGTGTGAACCTGGGTTGAACACGCCAAGAATATCGTCATTGGCTACAACCGCAGAAATTGGGAATACTCCGCCACCAAGTGCTTTCCCTAAGATTAAAACGTCCGGTGTAATACCTTCCCATTCATACGCAAACAGCTTTCCTGTACGTGAAAGACCTGTTTGAATCTCATCGGCCATAAATAATACATTGTTCTCCTTACAAAGCGCATACGCTGCTTTTAAAAAGCCCTCTGGTGGGATAATGATACCTGCTTCACCTTGAATCGGTTCAACGATGAATGCGGCTGTATTTGGTGTAATCGCTGCTTTTAACGCGTCAATATCCCCGTAAGGAATTAACTCGAAGCCGGGGAGCATAGGACCAAATCC includes these proteins:
- a CDS encoding nitric oxide synthase oxygenase, with amino-acid sequence MNKQELHEFLILYKCETNQTEQWLEQRLVEAEQPSFSLTTEELVHGARVAWRNSNKCIGRLFWNSLHVMDFRQVLDEKEIFERLLDHIRYATNGGKIRPVISVFAHERVRIWNHQLIRYAGYETEGGVIGDSDSIAFTKVCEELGWQGAHTNFDVLPLVIQVDDRAPQFFEIPICDVLEVKITHPIYDFSSLQMQWYAVPIISSMRFNIAGIDFQATPFNGWYMGTEIGARNLADTHRYNCLPKVAEIIGLDTSLNASLWKDRALVELNIAVLHSYKEAGVSIVDHHTAAQQFQLFEQQEQQKDRQVTGNWTWLIPPMSPATTSIYHKQIPNKTEKPNYFYQPKPY
- a CDS encoding restriction endonuclease, with amino-acid sequence MRKKRRRNKKKRPIFTLWMIILAGAAGFYVSETLEGIGIGIVLYFVLYIAFKIWLKSRKTAKLRKSGIRDVDKMTGEDFERFLGELFKHRGFKVSYTATSGDYGADLILKDGEDVIAVQAKRYSSTVGVKAVQEIIGAVKMYGATEAWVVTNSHFTRQAEKLADINDVYLIDREELIDLMLNKR
- a CDS encoding MFS transporter encodes the protein MDPEQRTYQNKKLSSNQSMLLFILAIFLFATTLRTPLTVVGPIISFIREGLGISNVLAGFLTTIPLLAFAVVSPFSARIARKFGMEWTLFYSVILLCIGVILRSLGATSTLVLGTVLIGVAIAFGNVLIPSYFKLKFPLHIGLLTGIYTVSMNISAGLAAGFSHPIATSTNWQVALGFSIILGLLTLLIWVVILRDKKVEMQFASKSAPKKKMWKSPLAWAIAATMGLQSLLFYCSSAWLPDIFIAQGLDAQLAGWMGSIMQLAQIPMTFLIPILAGKLTSQRPIVVFFTIFYILGFVGVFMEWTSLAVLWMICLGFAGGASFGLVLMFFTLRTETAFEAAELSGFAQSIGYLVAAIGPVLFGYLHDVTGSWSLPALLFIIVSILLFFASFTSAKNRYV
- a CDS encoding amino acid permease, with protein sequence MSEIKVDQLGNKNQLKRGLKSRHVTMISLGGTIGTGLFLASGGAIAQAGPGGAILAYALIGIMVYFLMTSLGEMAAFMPTSGSFSTYATKFVDPALGFALGWNYWYNWAITIAAEMAAVSLIMKYWFPNSSSFIWTIVFIVIVLTFNMLSVKAYGESEYWFAMIKVVTVIIFIIVSFLMIFGILGGNAPVGFTNLFKGDAPFNGGFMAMFGIFLAAGFSFQGTEMLGITAGETDDPAKSIPKAVKSVFWRIILFYILAIGVISLLIPYTDSRLLSESVATSPFTIVFENLGLAFAASVMNAIILTAMLSAGNSGLYAASRMLFQLAVEGKAPKLFSKINTRGVPIYALLATLAVGCLSFLASFFGDGVVYIWLLNASGMSGFIAWLGIAISHYRFRRAYVLQGNSLSDLPYVSKFFPFGPLFAFALCMIVVLGQNYMAFTGDTIDWYGVVVSYIGLPLFAALWIGYKLKHKTKIVPLIDCDLTHK
- a CDS encoding HD domain-containing protein, whose amino-acid sequence is MNLVDQATQFIAQRYEGKHRTVMQIPYAAHLFGVARILKSEGYHEAIVTAGLLHDLLEDGIATEQEIEELFGQNVLLLVKSATELPKTYEWQLRKEEVIARIGEKSEDELAILLAEKIYNLRSIIVEINQFGDSLWTKFNAPKEKQEWYYRSIVEETMKYHPQARLLPQLVQVIDELFVNSEHELF
- a CDS encoding xanthine phosphoribosyltransferase, yielding MELLREKIEQEGQVLSDVVLKVDSFLNHQIDPMLMKAIGDEFANRFSDEVITKVLTIESSGIAPATFLGLTLGAPVVFARKRKSLTLTDNLYTSSVHSFTKNETNEISVSNKFLSADDNIVIIDDFLANGEALKGLVDIAKQAGATIVGAGIVIEKGFQDGGKILREQGLRIESLANIKSLANGKVEFFD
- a CDS encoding nucleobase:cation symporter-2 family protein, translated to MNNTKATMLGIQHLLAMYAGAILVPLIIGGALGFDSAQMTYLVAIDIFMCGLATLFQAWKGKAIGIGLPVVLGCTFTAVSPIIAIGTKGGLGDIYGSIIVSGLIIVIIGGLFGKLIPFFPPVVTGSVVTIIGISLIPVAINNMGGGQGAEDFASGSNVALAFLTLLVILVIYRFTVGFVRAIAILLGMVVGTIAGVFMGKVDFTPVMDASWLHIMQPFYLATPTFNASAILTMTLVAMVSLVESTGVYYALSDICKKDLTSKDLARGYRAEGLASVIGGIFNAFPYTTFSQNVGLIQMSGVRDRKVIFITGGMLVSLGFLPKLAAITTIIPTPVLGAAMLAMFGMVITQGIRMLAPEIAKSMENAMVAAIGVGLGVGVAVVPDLFKNMPEAISILTSNGIVAGSVTAIVLNILFNMIGPKRKDPMHVE